A single window of Salvia splendens isolate huo1 chromosome 6, SspV2, whole genome shotgun sequence DNA harbors:
- the LOC121806240 gene encoding uncharacterized protein LOC121806240 translates to MATSIAAMTARRAATLARLSPSTRPASLVSRRGLAGTADLHGPPKINIWEDPMSPSKWKEEHFVIASLTGWFTLFYGAYKAFSGGKDKGEKVAETAQ, encoded by the exons ATGGCCACCTCAATTGCCGCCATGACGGCTCGCAGAGCTGCTACTCTTGCTCGGCTCTCACCATCCACTCGACCCGCTTCCCTCGTTTCCCGCCGCGGCCTCGCCGGCACTGCTG ACCTCCATGGGCCACCGAAGATTAATATTTGGGAAGACCCGATGAGTCCGTCAAAGTGGAAGGAAGAACAT TTTGTGATTGCCTCTTTAACTGGGTGGTTTACCCTTTTCTACGGAGCTTACAAGGCTTTTAGTGGAGGCAAGGACAAAGGAGAG AAAGTAGCAGAAACAGCCCAATAG